A window from Culex pipiens pallens isolate TS chromosome 3, TS_CPP_V2, whole genome shotgun sequence encodes these proteins:
- the LOC120418240 gene encoding uncharacterized protein LOC120418240, which produces MIRGATSHLARLSNATSAVKSSWRKQCVQLLSTKSQIKYLEESTFPLENGLEQNSLYGKSLQVPYTTVENYIWDSFSQWTNKTAVVCGVTGRNYTYGTLRDHCAALAIRLQQKCKLNFGNTLAICLPNVPEFPLICFGAIEAGLVITTINPIYTAEEISRQLVDSDSKILFGTVSNYSVLKEATKLAQRNIPIVCLKTSTEESLPEGAIDFAELANPSGVHFSSLQRHSRDPDDVVFMPYSSGTTGLPKGVELTHTNIVSNSEMLAVKAGQSSVVLPTTDSFQDVLPCVLPMFHIYGLTVTMISKLAKGTKLVTLPAFRPDTFLKALTEHKGTVLHAVPPIIMFLSNHDMVKPQHMETVRNIFSGAAPMGALDAEKLIAKAPKIVFAQGYGLTETSPVVLIGALGSNNYASVGSPPPRTQAKIVDLNDPTNTALGPNQSGELLVRGPQVMKGYHNNKQATDDIFTEGGWLRTGDIAHYDDNAEFYITDRLKELIKVKGFQVAPAELEEILRDHPAVADAAVVGQPHPVSGEVPRAFIVPKQNAKITDEELKQFVAGKVAVYKKLEGGVTFIKEIPKNPSGKILRRVLKEEYCS; this is translated from the exons ATGATTCGCGGAGCAACCTCTCACCTGGCGCGGCTCAGCAACGCAACCAGTGCAGTGAAGAGCTCGTGGCGCAAACAATGTGTTCAACTGCTCAGTACAAAAAGTCAGATCAAATATTTAGAAGAATCTACCTTTCCCCTGGAGAACGGCTTGGAGCAAAATTCGCTTTACGGAAAATCGCTACAGGTGCCCTACACCACGGTTGAAAACTACATCTGGGACAGCTTCAGCCAGTGGACGAACAAAACGGCCGTG GTATGCGGCGTAACGGGCAGAAACTACACCTACGGAACGCTTCGGGACCACTGTGCCGCCCTGGCCATCCGATTGCAGCAAAAGTGCAAGCTAAACTTTGGAAACACACTGGCTATATGCTTGCCGAATGTTCCAGAATTTCCGCTGATTTGTTTTGGGGCCATCGAAGCCGGACTTGTCATCACGACAATCAACCCAATCTACACGGCCG AGGAAATCAGCCGTCAACTGGTGGACAGCGACAGCAAAATCTTGTTTGGAACCGTATCAAACTACTCGGTGCTAAAAGAAGCGACCAAGCTGGCCCAGCGAAACATTCCCATCGTGTGCTTGAAGACAAGCACCGAGGAAAGCCTGCCGGAAGGAGCAATCGATTTCGCCGAGTTGGCTAATCCTTCCG GTGTTCACTTTAGCAGCTTGCAGAGACACAGCCGAGATCCGGACGATGTGGTTTTCATGCCGTATTCCTCGGGCACGACGGGTTTGCCAAAGGGAGTAGAGCTAACCCACACCAACATCGTCTCCAACAGCGAAATGTTGGCGGTCAAGGCCGGCCAAAGTTCGGTGGTGCTTCCGACAACCGACTCCTTCCAGGATGTGTTGCCCTGTGTGCTTCCGATGTTCCACATCTACGGCCTCACGGTGACAATGATCTCGAAACTTGCCAAAGGCACCAAACTGGTCACATTGCCCGCCTTTCGACCAGATACCTTCCTGAAAGCACTGACCGAACACAAGGGAACGGTTCTGCACGCAGTTCCTCCGATAATCATGTTCCTGAGCAATCACGATATGGTGAAACCGCAGCACATGGAAACAGTGAGGAATATTTTCTCGGGGGCGGCTCCGATGGGGGCACTGGATGCAGAAAAGCTCATTGCAAAGGCTCCAAAGATTGTGTTTGCTCAAGGGTACGGATTAACCGAAACCTCACCGGTGGTTCTGATTGGCGCTCTGGGAAGCAACAATTACGCTTCCGTGGGATCACCTCCGCCTAGGACTCAGGCAAAGATCGTAGATTTGAACGATCCCACAAACACCGCACTTGGTCCCAACCAAAGTGGAGAGCTGCTGGTTCGTGGACCGCAGGTCATGAAGGGCTACCACAACAACAAACAGGCCACGGACGATATCTTCACCGAGGGTGGATGGCTCCGAACGGGTGATATCGCTCATTACGACGACAACGCCGAGTTCTACATAACCGATAGACTGAAAGAACTGATCAAGGTCAAGGGCTTCCAAGTGGCACCGGCAGAATTAGAAGAAATTCTGCGTGACCACCCGGCCGTTGCGGATGCCGCAGTGGTGGGCCAACCTCACCCCGTGTCTGGAGAGGTTCCACGAGCGTTCATTGTTCCCAAACAAAACGCCAAAATAACCGATGAAGAGCTGAAACAGTTTGTCGCCGGCAAGGTGGCTGTGTACAAAAAGTTGGAAGGAGGAGTCACGTTCATCAAGGAAATCCCGAAAAATCCTTCCGGCAAGATTCTACGTCGCGTACTGAAGGAGGAGTACTGCTCCTGA